The sequence below is a genomic window from Dictyostelium discoideum AX4 chromosome 5 chromosome, whole genome shotgun sequence.
aataatattaatattaataataataataataataataataataataataataataataataatatagaaataataattttattattattgtaaaaaGTTTGGGGTGAACACCCTAAAAAAAGGTAggattattgtttttttatttaatttttttttggggaattttaaaatttttcattttaatttgttatttattttttgtatatatttcaaatttattaaaaataataaaaagaaaaaagtttgtACGATTATTGGTaactatattttttttaaattaaaataaaatgataaaaaataaaaaagttgcTATTATCGGTGCGGGACCTTCTGGATTATGTTTTGCTAAATATATAAACCAAATTGGATATTTAATTCCCAcaatttttgataaatcaaatgattttgGTGGTGTTTGGTCAAATTCTACATATAGAAAATCTTGGGATAATTTAAGAACAAACTTTAACCAATTTTCAagtaattatataaaattttatttataatattttgttttattctaattattattattattattattattattattattattattattatttttttttttttttttttttttttattttaaacaaaaagcTTCATTTTCAGATTTCCCATTTAAAGATAGATTTCCAAGTAAAGGTGAAGTTTTTCCAACTAATCAAGAATTAtatgaatattttaaatgttatGTTGaacattttgatttaatgaaaattattagatttaattCTACAATTATTAgtgttaaaaaattaaaaggatCGAGAGAAGATTTTACAAATTGTAAATGGAAAGTTACATGggttgaaaatgataaaaccACATTAACTgaagtttttgattttattgttGTGGCAAGTGGAATATTCTCTAAAGGTTTTGTATCAAAAGATttacaaatgaaattaaaaaattttaaaggtaatatTATCCATTCTGAAAATTATAGAAATCCAGACCCGTTAAAAGGAAAGAATGTTGTAGTTTTGGGGTCATCTTTTTCAGGTTGTGAAATTGCAAATGAAGTTTCAACTGTTACATCAAAATGTTATCAAGTTGGCCATGAAAATTATTATgcaataaattcatttatacCAAATGAAAAAGGAGTAGAAGTTCCATGGGAAATGATATTTCATGTTAGAAATTTAAGTTATCAAATTAATCATaacaaatcaattaaagaaatttgggaaacaaaaaaaaagtttttattagATATTTGTCCAAAACAAGATATCAAAAAGTATCCAAActcattattaccaattaaaacaacaccAGAAAACCAACCCCCAATTGGTATAATTTTTTCAAGAaattatattgaaaatgtCGAATctggtaaaattaaaacatttacaggtgataattataaaatccaATCTGTAAATGGTAATTCaataacattttcaaatgataaagGTGAAATTAATActgttgataatattgatactGTTATATTAAGTAGTGGATTTCAAATTGATTTCTCATTCCTAGATAACGATGTTTTGGAAGATATTTGTTATGAACCTACAGATTCCTTAGTTCCAATGTGTCTTTATGAACATACATTTCcaagtaaatttaaaagtattgCTTTTATTGGTTGTTTAAAAGGTGTGTTCCGTTTTGAAGTTGAATTATATTGTCGTTGGGTTTCTTTAGTATTTTCAGGTAAACTAGAATAtccaaatgatgaaaaattaagTCAAGGTAAAAatgatcttttaaaattaagatCAATCAGACCTCGTCCACAATTCCCAATTATTGATTGTGTTTATCATTGTGATAAAATAGCTAAAGAAATTGGTTGTTTACCTgattttgaatcaattaaaatcaatgatcctgaattatataataaattatggAATGGATTCTTTTGTCAAGCatcatataatttaattggacCTGGTTCGAATCCAACATTAgcaaaagaaataataaataattattatgaaaattatcaacaatttaaaaattaaaaaaataaataaataaattatcctaatattttaattacttTTGTATCTGTAATTTAtccaatttattaaattatttttttaaactatttaaatcatcaaaattgtctcttttttttaatttggttgattttttttttttttttttttttttttttttttttttttttttattaagctaaaaaaataaaaaagataataaaaattataatgattatatacatttatatatatatttatatatatattaatatttttttttaatattgggtgaaattaaattattaagtGTAATAATTTCCTAGTGGTGTGggtgaaattaaattcttgtgtttaactttttttattaaccaCCTTAAATCTCGatctaaatttattaataataatcatttcagaaaaaaaaattataataattagtttttttttgtttttttttatttttctttagaccccctttttttttttttaaaaaaaaaaaaaatatattatttgttattttttatttttatttctctttaaaccccttttttattttatttctaacTATTTACAATGAtaacaaataatgataataaaaataaaaataattttaaaaaagttgcTATAATTGGATTTGGACCTGCAGGAATTTGTTCTACAAAGTCAGCAATTGAAAATGGATTAAACCCAACAGTTTTTGAAATGTCGTCAGATTTAGGTGGAGTATGGAGTAAATCAAATGGAAAGGTTTGGGATAATTTAACAACAAATGTTTCAAGATATACAATGAGTTTttctgattttttaaatgaagaaataaatgatgaaccatataataatgatgaaaataatatgtATCCTCACCATTcttcaatttataaatatttaaataaatatgttgatcatttcaatttaaagaaatttgtaaaatttaattcaaaagttATAAAAGTAGAAAAggtttttaaaacaaatgataattttaaattaaatgtaacatataaatcaacaaataataataataataataataataataataataataataataataataataataatgaaggtgatgatgattttacaagtgaaatttttgattttttaattgtttgtaCTGGTGTATTTTCAGAACCACAAGAATGTGGATtatatgaaaatgaattaaaacaattcaCAGGTAAAATTATACATTCACaagattataaaaataataatgatagatCTGGAAAATCAATAGTTGTATTAGGTTCATCAATGTCAGCATGTGAAATTACTTCAGAAGTTTCCAAGGTAACTTCAAGATGCTATCATGTTGGTCATGAAGTACATCATGTTTATAATAAACATTTACCATAtagaaaaaatcaaattgcACCATTGGATTGTGTAATTTATCAGAGAAAGGAGGCATATGAAAGACAAGATTTACCAAGGGAAGagtttttaaaacaaaaaaataaaatgaataaattgtATTGCCCTAAACAAGATTCAGATAGATATCCAAATTCAAAGATTGCAATTGCACCAGGATACAAATCTATGGGTTTAGTAATATCATCAGAGTATGTTActcaatttgaaaatggcTCAATATCAGTATTTTGTGGTGACCAATTTACAATATCCTCGTCGTGTGGAAAGAGTGTAACTTTTTCAAATTGTAAAGGTGATAGTCATACAGTGGAGGATATTGATGAGATTATAATTTGTAATGGATATAAAActgatttatcattttttgaaaaaagtgTACTAGACGCTCTGGATTATAAACCAGAAGATACGAAAAGACCAATATTACTATACAGAAATCTATTTGCAaaagatttgaaaaatattggTTTTGCATCTTTTTTTAGAGGTTTATTCTTTTGTGAAATGGAGTTAATTACAAGATGGATGTGTTTGGTTTTTACTGGTAATCATCCATAtccaaattattatcaatataaaaatggtataaaagatagaaattttaaaattaatcttGATAATGCTCCACAATATTTAATTGCTGGGTCAACAACTTATTGTGATTTGGTTGCATTAGAAATTGGTGTTTTACctgattttgataaattaaaaataacagATCCAATATTATATGATCTCATTTGGAATGGTCATTTTACACCTGCAATATATAGATTAGTTGGACCTGGTTCAAACCCTAAACTTGCAAAAGAACTAAttgaaaaagtaaataacaattataatatttacataaaaaaaataaataataaataataattttttaaaagtatgttttttttttttttttaattatttatttatgtaaatattatttattattttaatatttcaagattgttaaaatttcttattttaattttagattttaaaaatatctgattttttttttttttaacttttgaaattttttatttttgtttttgattttaaaaatatttttatttttcatttttttttttttttttttcatcaaaaaaaaaaaaaaattaatatgaaatgataaataataataataaaacagtTGCAATTATAGGATTTGGACCAGCAGGTATATGTTCaacaaaatcatcaattgaaaatggatTAATACCAACAGTATTTGAAATGTCATCAGAATTGGGTGGTGTTTGGAATCCTTCAATTGGAAAATGTTGGGATAATCTTACAACCAATGTCTCAAGATATGTTATGTGTTTTTCAGATTTTGATTATCataatgatgattatgatatTTTTCCAAATTATAAAACAGTATATCAATATCTAATAAACTATGTGAATCatttccaattaaaaaaatatgtagaatttaattcaaaagttATTAAAGTTGAAAGAATTGATTCTGATTCCAATACTATAGTAACAACAACCTCGGaggaaaaagaagaaaaagataaaataattaaaataacttggataaatagtaatgataataaaacctattcaaaaatatttgattatttaatagtTGCAACtggattattttcaaaaccacaaaattcaacaatgtatgaaaatgaattaaaacaatttacaggtaaaattattcattcacaagattataaaaataatgaaatttataaagaaaAGAATGTTTTAGTATTAGGTTCATCAACATCAGCATGTGAAATATCAGCAGAGATATCAATGGTAACCAAGAAATGTATAATTGTGGGTCATGAAAATTCATATATCTATAGTAAACTTTTACCAAATGAAAACGGTTCAAAATTAGTACCATTAGATTCCTTACTTTTTCAAAGATCAAAATCATATGAACAACAATCATTACCAAAAgatgaattttcaaaattaaaaaaacaaatgaatttaaaatattgtcCAAATCAaagtaaagaaattaatcCAACCTCAAAGATAATTGTAAATACACCAACTGATAAAACATTAGGATTTGTAGCATCTTCATCATATATAGAACAAGTTGAAAATGGTTTTATTTCAGTTCATTGTGGTAATGAATTCACaataaaatcatcatcaaagaaatcaatcaaaatttcaaattgtttAGGTGAAACTCATACAGAAGATAACATTGATTTCGTTATACTTTGTAATGGATATCAACcagatttatcattttttgatgaaaccatattaaattcaattgattatttacCATCAGATTCAAAAAGACCACTTTGTTTATATAAGAATATATTTGCtccaaattctaaaaatatagCATTCATTTCATTCTTTAGAAGTTTATTTGTTGCAGAAGTTGAATTAATGTCAAGAATGATAACAATGATATTTAGTTCAAAAATTCCATATCCAactgaatttgaaattaaaaatggttttataaatagaggaaataataatattaataataataatgatccaCCTTATTTTTTAGTAGCTGGTTCAACAGTTTTATGTGATCAAATTGCAAAGGAGATTGGTGTATTaccagattttaaaaaattaaaacaatcagACCCAAAATTGTATGATCAATTATGGAATGGTTATTTCACTCCTGCGACATATCGTTTAGTTGGTAATGGTTCAAATCCAAAAGTTGCAAAAGAAATGattgaaaaagttaataaaatatatgatAAACTTTGTAATTAATTTGTACTATACAAATTAAACTaaactaaattatttaataaataatttttttttttttttatttttatttttattttatttttttttttttattttttttttttttttaattatataaatcaatATCTTTACTCCCAACATATTCGCAAATATCATCTAAATCAAATTCTAAAACTGATAAATCACCAACTAATTGCACTATAGCcatttcaatatcttttttatttcttcttctttcaATTAATGTTCCTATTTTTCCTTTATATTTTCCTCTAACTATAATTAAATCACCCTTTACTTTTGGTATTGCTGTTTCTAACATACTCTGTTTAACATTCTCTACGACCACTCCATTATCAAAATGTAATGAACATAACTTTTCTCCTAAAATATCTGAAACTGTagcttttttattataatatttaccATCTCCCAATGATTTACTAATAACTTTAACTAAAATTTGTGGTCTAATCCACATAActgaatttgatgatgatgatgatgatgaacttGATGTTGAATAAGATGAAGAACTTGAagtagatgatgatgatttactACTTGATGATGAATAAGATGATGAACTagaagaggatgatgatgatttactACTTGATGatttactattgttattattattatttgttgttaaatttttatcataaagttgtaaatcaaatttatcaactaTAACTTTTTCATcagatttgaaaataatttgaactttatcattttttaacattGAAACTATTTTTGCATTCATACCTTTATGGGGACCACCAATGACAGTTACTAAAGAACCCTCTTCCATCTTTTTTACATTTGATAcgattttttcatttataccTTTTACATGTCTAACTTTACCATCAGCATCTTCAATGGGACCACCCATTTTCCTAATTTCATCATCGTCGTCCATTGGTTTTGCACCTAAACCTAAACGAAAACCAGGTCTTTTAATATATTCGATTGGTTCTACTAAACCTTTATTCGTTGAACCAATTGATTTACCAGGTACCCATCCCATACCTCTTAGTAATGCTTCACCTATGATTGAAACTGGTGTCTCTTCGTAATCATCTAAATTTGATTCATCAGGTCTTGATTCAACATCATGTTTAAATTTGTCAGTTTCATTCTCATATTtatcaatatcttttaatttcataattAATGGTATACCACTGCTACTACcactattttcatttttgcCATCCACGATTGATTTAATCTCTTGTTTTCTATTTGGATTTAATTGTAAACCTGTTTGTGATGCTTTATAAAATGGTTGTAATTTTTCTTCAgttcttaattttttattactactatcGTCGTTattgttttcatttttttcattttctttttcttcttttttaatttcttttgcaACTTGTGCAACTATTTTATCAGAGTTTTCATagttttcatttaattgcTCGGTTAATGGTATAACCTTTAGTTTTGAACTACCTAATGTTGATGTTTCATCGTTATAAAGGCTAGTTACTTTAGTACCCTCCAAAGTTGTGATATAATTTATTGGTTCCTTTTTCTCTGgttcttttctttttgataatgttgataatttcgaattattattattacttttaagTGGTGCACTAAAAACTATACCACTCATTGAGTTAACTTGGTTTGTATTATCTTTTacaatattactattattattattattattattattattcacaTCGTTATTTTTCTCTtccattttaatattaaaaaatggtttaaaaaaaaaaaaaaaaaaaaaaaaaaaatgtttgaaaaattttttacaaaaaaaaaaaaaaaaacaaaaaaaaaaattaatattttctaatatttattacttaattaaatatataaaaaataataatttaagtgTTGATctctcatttttttaaaataaaataaaataaaataaaaaaaataaaataaaataaaataaaataaaaatttggaatagaacgtttttatttttggtataAAAatgtattgaaaaaaaaaaaaaattaaattaattgtgttattatttttttattaatttatttattaattatttttatattttatttaatcattttttaaaaataattttatttatttattttattttattttatttcttttttttttttttttttttttattcactttcttcaaattcaaaatcttcttcttcttcttcttcctcttcatcaAAATCTGATTCATCTTCTTCACTATCTTCATTTGTTTGAGTACCAAAGAAATCATCAATTTGTTTCATTTGAATATTATCCGTACCATCGAAATCatctaataattcaaaagGTTTATcctcatcatcgtcatcatcatcataatcgAATCCACCAACGACACCaccatcaatttcaatttcaatctCTTCATTCTTTCCATGTAAATattcattatctttttcCATTTGAGCTAATGTATCATTCTTTAATGATTCATCAATTTctttgttttgtttattactctttgttgttgtttcttcATCATCCAAATCCATTTTATCAATACTATCATCATTGTTGTTATcgacattattattattatttttatcttttttaatggCATATTTCCTTGGTCTTCCTTTAGGTCTAGGCTCTTTTGGTTgtgttgattttaatttaggTTCTTTTGGTTGAGTTGATTTTGGTTGAGTTGATTTAGTAGAAGTAGTGGTAGCGGTGGATGTATTTGATCTTGATTTAaatctcattttattatcCATTACACCGAATCTTGCTTTCATTCTTTCTAGACCTTCTCTAAATGAAGACTCTGAGAACcaaccaaattttttttgacaaGTTGATTGAATCTTTACAGATGCCCAATACTCTGCAATCGATGGTTCTTCAATATCAATGATTTGATAGAGATTACTTAACATTGAAGGTGCAGTTTTAAATGTATAATCATACACTGGTGCTTGGTAGAAATCTTGTGCATCATCACCACTGCCACCCTTCAAAAGTAGTAATGGttgtgttgatgatgatgataatgatgatgatgatgttggtaATTgtgaattaaattcaaatgtaTTAATATCTAAAAGTTTCTTTCTACTTGGATTAATTTTAGTTTCACCACTAACACCATTTTGAATTATAAGTTTTTCATCTTTATGACCTCTACCCAATTTTTGAACTTCACTTACAccttctttattattattattattattattattattattaccttcACCATTCTcatcttctttatttttcataatttcatcaccatcatcaatattattatcatcacctttttcattattattttttttttctacaatatttttattattcttatcTTCGCCACCATCAGTATTTTTAGTATTATCTCGACTTTcttcatcaattttattacttttttcaTTGTTGTctgtttcattattttctttatcttcttcttgttTATCTTCTTTATCTTCCTTATGTTCTTTATCTTCTTTGTTactattatctttttctttatttttaatgctgtctttattattgttattattattattattttttgaaggtTGATTTGAAGGATAATGATTATCTTGTTCAGAAATTCTAAAATCAATTGTTTGATATTGAGAAGTTTCAGGATGAATTCTTGGATCGAAACCTAATTTAACCCAACATTTTCTCCAAGGTCCATCGACGAAATTGAATGCTAATGATGGTAATACTCTTTTAGTATGAGCTACTAAACCACCCTCTTTTTGAACTTTATCCAATAATGATATATATAACCAAATTGGTCTTTTCTCAAAAAGTGCAACTAATATATCCCTTgtctttttcattaattcatttaCTCCAAATACTTTTGGTAATTCTTGTGGTGCAACTGGGATTACtatatatttaatagtttgttagtttataaataaataaataaatatataattcttattaatatattatattatatttaccattattaaatttagcATGACCAGTAGCTTTACGAGTAGTTTGTTTTGCAAAAACAAATTGTTTTGATGTTTTATCGAATTGAGCATTTGGATTAGctttgaataaataattttgaggGAAATCAATTCTTGAGAATAATGGTGgtattaaattcattggtTCATCTTtcataatttcattattatcactataTTGTTGAACATAATATTGATCCTTTTGTTTAGTTATTGGTACTgtttttgatgatgatgatgatgaactaTCATTCACATTATCACTTTCtgattttgtattattattatctgatTTAATaagatattgaaaatcaCATAAACCATCAAACCTAATTGTACTTGGTACTAATGCAATGATTGTTGCATcgaatttttcattttcttgtggttgttgttgttgttgttgttgtttactTCTTGATGTTGTTTTTGGTGATTGTATTGTTGGTTTTGGTGAATTcatttcttcattattatcttgtgtttgtgtttgtgtttgtgtttgtgtttgttgtttatttggTCTGACACGTAATAGTAAATGACAAGTTGGAGATTTTGTACCAAATGTTGGTTTACAAGTTGGATTATTTGGtctaaattttaattgtaagtATTCTTTTTCACGTGATTTAATTacatttgatatttttgatAAACCACCAACTGACTCTATGGCTTTATCTGCATTTTGAACATTCGCTGGATACTCTAATCCATAGTATGCTTTGGTTGGTAATGGTCTAATTATAGCTTTATCATATCTTACATTATCAACTAATACTAATGctgaactattattattattattattgttatttatatttgagttgtttttatttgtttcatcattcattttgttgatttacaaaaaaaaaaaaattttgaaaattataatgaaagcaaaaaaaaaaaaaaaaaaaaaaaaataaaaaagtggtcgaaacaaataaaaaaaaaaaaaaaaaaaaaaaaaaaaaaaaaaaaaaaaaaaaaaaaaatttaaaattaacaattcATTATTAAGATACCAACCCAATAGATGTCTTTCAGCATATTGATTGTTACAaccatttatttaatttattaataaccatttatttaatttgaaatataataattttttagaaatcTTTAAcctttaaaagaaaaaataaaaaaaaaaaaaataaaaaaaaattaagaattaattcattttgattaaaaaaataataaaaaataaatgaaatttatataaCTTATTTATTGAGTTGcatggaaaataaaaaaataaaaaaaaaaaaaaaaaaaaaaaaacaaacccAAGGTCCACCTCACGAAATTACTTTTCactttaatgaaatttttacatCCCACCCTCAATAAAATCaagtttttataattttttttttttttttaccactCATAAAACAATGtctgaaaattttaataatgtaaTAGTTATATcagataatgaagatgatattaataataataatgataataataaaaatcaaatagtaATGAAAAAGGAGGAGATAGTATTTTGGAAAGTTTTTAGAaacattgttttaaaaaaaaagatattcgAAAGTATTAAATCAAACTATATTAGATatgaaataaagaaatatgaTGAAATAGTTAAAGTAGAATGGATGATTAATAATGGTTATATTGGTTTATTAAGAGATAAGGTTAGAATTGCATTTAGACCATTACAATTCTTGTTTGGTGATGATTTTAGTCATTTCAGTGCAGATAATCGCCACATGAATCCCAGGGATCTTTTCTCACCAAATcgattcaataattttagaattatAAATTCCAGTGATGAAATTAGAGAAAAGTTTAATATAGAAagttttagatttatttcGATAGATTAttcaaatcatttttttaatgtaattAAAGAACCAACTGAAGAAAACTATATATTCTATgaacaattattttcaaactaTCCAGAATACTTTCAAACATCAATAGATGAAACATTTTATATAATCACAGAATACGATTGTATGATTGCATTAAAAGTTTTAGTAGAAAAGTTTGACTACTCACCAAGTGGTAGAATGTTTCAAAGATGTATTGAAATTGGTTCTTTCAATTGTTCAacttatttaaatcaaacatTTGAAATACCATTAAATAACATCACTCAATATTGGAATGAAATGTTTTATAATGAATCTCATCAAGCTTCAATTTCAACACCAAATGTAATCAATGAAAGAGTTGGTTACTTAATTAAAAACACAgggaataataatagtagtaatataCCAAGTTTACCAAGTGAATTTAGATTAggtcatttattttattgtattttaaatgaaattaaattaaaaactttattagAATGTATTGAAacaatattactattatcagaACAATCAAAAGAGtttattgaatcaatttcattaaataaatataaatcatcCAAAAAAGGTGATTTaagtaattcaaatattatagAATACTtttataaagaatttaaaggtATTCCAATGTTAACAAGAGAAGAAATcaatgaaatgaaatttacAAATGACGAACTAAATATAGAAGTATGTCAATTCAGTAGCGATAATCAATCGATTCAAAAACTATACGaaatggtattattatttacattaccATCAAATTTACAAgagaattttcaattttatcaatttaaatatcattatggtaaatcaaatttaacaaCAACTCCATCAAACCAAACattaaaattcaattgtATACAATTTGGTATATATGACgagaaatcaattgattgggTTATACCTAATTTTGTTGCTCAAAAACgtgaaattttcaaattttgcAAGAatgatacaaataaaatgacaGAATTTATAATGTCCCTTtataagaataataaattagaatGGCTTGTAGCACTTTTAGTAAAACGTACTTTACATTTTCCTTCTAAAAACATTTTGAggattaattataaaattcttcaaatcatttcaaacaatgatgaaattcttgataaaattaacaatttaGAAAGGGCAATGCAAAATTGGGGCCGTATGCTAATTATCTACAAATATATTAGCATAACAGAAAAAGAATTTCATTCTCTTTATAACATTCACAGTAAATTTACACATGATGATCAagtaatttttcaattgctATCTATTACAGAattcaatttaattgaatattttaaatcaaatcttattttttataataagtTGGTCAATTATATTTCatcatattttaaatttcaatatatgtcgaaaattcatttaaaccaTATCTTTGTTAATAGGGGAGacgaatttaaatttgtaaaaaatagTTTCGAATTCTTCTTTTATGTAGCATTTTTTCAATTCACTCaatccaaaaataaattttcttttgaaattagTACAGACAAACCTATCCCTTCGGGTTTTGATGGTGTTtcattaaaaactaaaattaaaatgttgCATTGGCTAgttgaaaatttaacaaatgaagaattatcctcaaattttatttatttacttaaagattatttaacACCACAtgatcttttattatttcaatttattttattgcta
It includes:
- the gtf3c5 gene encoding transcription factor IIIC-epsilon subunit, with product MNDETNKNNSNINNNNNNNNSSALVLVDNVRYDKAIIRPLPTKAYYGLEYPANVQNADKAIESVGGLSKISNVIKSREKEYLQLKFRPNNPTCKPTFGTKSPTCHLLLRVRPNKQQTQTQTQTQTQDNNEEMNSPKPTIQSPKTTSRSKQQQQQQQPQENEKFDATIIALVPSTIRFDGLCDFQYLIKSDNNNTKSESDNVNDSSSSSSSKTVPITKQKDQYYVQQYSDNNEIMKDEPMNLIPPLFSRIDFPQNYLFKANPNAQFDKTSKQFVFAKQTTRKATGHAKFNNVIPVAPQELPKVFGVNELMKKTRDILVALFEKRPIWLYISLLDKVQKEGGLVAHTKRVLPSLAFNFVDGPWRKCWVKLGFDPRIHPETSQYQTIDFRISEQDNHYPSNQPSKNNNNNNNNKDSIKNKEKDNSNKEDKEHKEDKEDKQEEDKENNETDNNEKSNKIDEESRDNTKNTDGGEDKNNKNIVEKKNNNEKGDDNNIDDGDEIMKNKEDENGEGNNNNNNNNNNKEGVSEVQKLGRGHKDEKLIIQNGVSGETKINPSRKKLLDINTFEFNSQLPTSSSSLSSSSTQPLLLLKGGSGDDAQDFYQAPVYDYTFKTAPSMLSNLYQIIDIEEPSIAEYWASVKIQSTCQKKFGWFSESSFREGLERMKARFGVMDNKMRFKSRSNTSTATTTSTKSTQPKSTQPKEPKLKSTQPKEPRPKGRPRKYAIKKDKNNNNNVDNNNDDSIDKMDLDDEETTTKSNKQNKEIDESLKNDTLAQMEKDNEYLHGKNEEIEIEIDGGVVGGFDYDDDDDDEDKPFELLDDFDGTDNIQMKQIDDFFGTQTNEDSEEDESDFDEEEEEEEEDFEFEESE